CATGCTCCGTCCGCCCCGGCCGCCGGACCCACCGCCGCCCCGACCACCAGACGCCGCGTCCTGGCGGCCGCTCTGGCCGTAGGCGCCGGAATAGCCCTCGCCACGCCGCTCACGGCCGGGACGGCCGCCGCCGCGTCCACCACCTGTCTCAACGGCACCCTCGCCTTCGACCACAACGACGCCGAGGCGGGTACCCGCAAGCCCCTGGTCACCGAGCGGGCGCGGAACTCCAACTGGGAGCTGTGGGGCCGCCGTACCGCTTCGGGCCAGGTGGAACGGCTGAGCAGCGGCCTCACCGGTGCCACCGACGGCCGCTTCTCCGCCTGTCACACCGGCACGGCCGCACCGCGCGACGTCCACGTCCGGTTCTTCTCCAGCGCCGGCACCCTGTGGCGGGTCGTCGGGGCGGGCACGGCGAAGCAGGGCGACCCGAACTGGAAGAACACCACGCAGTACACCTTCACCACGGCCACCCGGAACACCCCGGCGGCCACCACCGACCTCGGCACGGTCAAGGTTCCGAAGGCGATGCAGCAGGCCTGGAAGATCACCGACACCCTGAACCAGCTGTACGGCAAGCGCGGCACCGGCTCCCTCTGCTGGACCGCCCACCAGACCTCCGCCTGCGATCAGCTGACGGTCGCCTGGCGGCAGGACGGCTCCAGCGGCGGCTACTGGGACCACCCCTCCTTCCCGGGCGACACCAGCGACGGCACCGACTGGGTCG
This DNA window, taken from Streptomyces griseus subsp. griseus, encodes the following:
- a CDS encoding metalloprotease, whose protein sequence is MPTRSHAPSAPAAGPTAAPTTRRRVLAAALAVGAGIALATPLTAGTAAAASTTCLNGTLAFDHNDAEAGTRKPLVTERARNSNWELWGRRTASGQVERLSSGLTGATDGRFSACHTGTAAPRDVHVRFFSSAGTLWRVVGAGTAKQGDPNWKNTTQYTFTTATRNTPAATTDLGTVKVPKAMQQAWKITDTLNQLYGKRGTGSLCWTAHQTSACDQLTVAWRQDGSSGGYWDHPSFPGDTSDGTDWVVLKADDPDSKHLILHEAGHWFQWQLHDKQWPPVRDCNGHSLDRGASAACGWTEGFANAVAAYALGDSRYTFSTGDSYDLLDQRVVGGWGKGDWVEGRVAAALLELWGPNGPDGGNWNRTLKLMNTYVSADFKQFFTQHRPLAGLSTTGAAKTIINRNTIVY